One part of the Thermococcus radiotolerans genome encodes these proteins:
- a CDS encoding alanyl-tRNA editing protein, with translation MTRKLYYEDAYLREAKAKVLEVKENALLLDQTVFYPTGGGQPHDKGWINGVEVLDVYKDEEGNIWHVVAEPEKFKPGDEVELKLDWDYRYKLMRIHSAMHLLEHVLNEVLPGEWELYGSGMSVQKGRYDITYPENVNQWKGQIIELFNRLVDEGGEMKIWWEGETRYTQIRDFEVIPCGGTHVRDIKEIGHLKKFKRSSLGKGKQRLEIWLED, from the coding sequence GTGACGCGCAAGCTCTACTACGAGGATGCATACCTCAGGGAGGCGAAGGCTAAGGTTCTTGAAGTCAAGGAAAACGCCCTCCTCCTCGACCAGACTGTATTCTACCCTACCGGTGGGGGCCAGCCCCACGACAAAGGCTGGATAAACGGCGTCGAGGTTCTGGACGTCTACAAGGACGAGGAAGGAAACATCTGGCACGTGGTTGCCGAGCCAGAGAAGTTCAAGCCCGGCGACGAGGTCGAGCTTAAACTCGACTGGGACTACCGCTACAAGCTCATGAGGATTCACAGTGCGATGCACCTCCTAGAGCACGTGCTGAACGAGGTTCTCCCCGGTGAGTGGGAGCTCTACGGCAGCGGCATGAGCGTCCAGAAGGGCCGCTACGACATAACCTACCCTGAGAACGTGAACCAGTGGAAGGGGCAGATAATCGAGCTCTTCAACAGGCTCGTTGATGAGGGCGGCGAGATGAAGATATGGTGGGAGGGAGAGACCCGCTACACCCAGATAAGGGACTTCGAGGTAATTCCATGCGGCGGAACCCACGTGAGGGACATAAAGGAGATAGGCCACCTGAAGAAGTTCAAGCGCTCCAGCCTCGGAAAAGGAAAGCAGAGGCTTGAGATTTGGCTGGAGGACTGA
- a CDS encoding DUF257 family protein, which produces MAMTSAGDEPLVEYFRSIKPGEDVLIEYTSGEPVHMFFHLLLRCLRENGVPVIIVDQLDQLHVFRTQLKLAGVDTELIDTANVIKIGGLLKTGKVLGRVDLSKEFPIRKKHYEEALKKVDADYTVRIVLGFDKVLAMHEVDRKDLESLFGYMIRPYLGDERRTTVYFINTELFTERTLKELREHASRVFRVRFEENAVVLKVIKSPNVAEYGKEMETKIEDCV; this is translated from the coding sequence ATGGCCATGACGAGCGCTGGTGATGAGCCGCTGGTTGAATACTTCCGGAGTATCAAGCCGGGGGAGGACGTTCTAATCGAATACACCTCCGGGGAACCTGTTCATATGTTCTTTCACCTCCTCCTGAGGTGCCTGCGGGAGAACGGGGTTCCCGTTATAATAGTGGATCAACTGGACCAGCTCCACGTCTTCAGGACGCAGCTCAAGCTGGCCGGCGTTGACACCGAACTCATAGACACCGCCAACGTCATAAAAATAGGCGGACTGCTCAAGACCGGAAAAGTCCTCGGCAGGGTTGACCTCAGCAAGGAGTTCCCGATAAGGAAGAAGCACTACGAGGAAGCGCTGAAGAAAGTGGACGCGGACTACACGGTCAGAATCGTTCTCGGCTTCGACAAGGTCCTGGCGATGCACGAGGTGGACAGAAAAGATTTGGAATCCCTGTTTGGTTACATGATCAGGCCGTACCTGGGTGACGAGAGGAGGACGACGGTCTACTTCATAAATACCGAGCTCTTCACCGAGAGAACCCTAAAGGAGCTCAGGGAGCACGCCAGCAGAGTCTTCAGAGTCAGGTTCGAGGAGAACGCCGTTGTTCTTAAAGTCATCAAGTCCCCGAACGTTGCCGAGTACGGGAAAGAAATGGAGACCAAGATAGAAGACTGCGTTTAA